A part of Desulfomicrobium baculatum DSM 4028 genomic DNA contains:
- the ileS gene encoding isoleucine--tRNA ligase, whose translation MSDYKKTLNLPATTFPMKGSLTQNEPKILDGWNETDAYEAMIGANEGRAPYVLHDGPPYANGHIHIGHAMNKILKDVIVKHRNLTGRQAQYVPGWDCHGLPIELKVEQELGGKNMFSILEIRKKCREYALKYLDIQREEFKRLGVLGTWDKPYLTMTPDYETATARELANFYKLGSVQRNKKPIYWCGSCETALAEAEVEYDDHSSPSIFVRFPLQAQELAKVFPQAPADNSFIVIWTTTPWTIPDNLAVAVHPDFEYDLVQVGGAFYILAKELVAGCAERFGWGEWSVRATVPGSALEGLIARHPFYDRPSPVVTADYVTLDAGTGCVHTAPGHGREDYETGLRYGLEILSPLDDEARFLPGVEFFGGKNVFEANPLVMAKLTEVGHLLGSEKIRHSYPHCWRCKKPVIFRATTQWFIAMEHDNLRGKTLDAIDNDVRWIPSWGKERIHSMIKFRPDWCISRQRMWGVPIIALLCKDCGDAYFDGDWAHSIVDRFATHPTGADYWFEAPLEDVVPSGLTCPKCGGTHWEKEDDILDVWFDSGTSFAAVVEGRPECSFPADLYLEGTDQHRGWFHSSLLASMGTRGVPPYRTVLTHGFVLDGQGRKMSKSIGNVVAPQEIIEKHGAEVLRLWVASENYQEDLRISDEILRRLVDAYRKIRNTCRFILGNLSDFDPAADLVATADMLPLDRYALNMVRSKHQTIQAAYENFEFHKVYHTLHNLCTTDLSSYYLDIIKDRVYVNGATSLKRRSAQTALYHMLLMIVGDMAPILSFTAEEIFQHLPEAMRPAGSTVFAMRVPEIEGALLTEEEEATWDLVFAVRGDVTRAIEPLRQSKALGHSLDAKVTIHATGEAFAALFGVAADLRDVFIVSQAQVTDAPAPAEAIRGEVESVAVVIAKALGEKCARCWIYDENLGTDPEHPTACPRCTQVLKEYHA comes from the coding sequence ATGAGCGATTACAAGAAAACCCTGAATCTCCCCGCCACCACCTTTCCCATGAAGGGCAGCCTGACCCAGAACGAGCCAAAGATTCTGGACGGCTGGAACGAGACGGACGCCTATGAAGCCATGATCGGCGCCAATGAAGGCCGCGCGCCCTACGTCCTCCACGACGGGCCGCCGTATGCCAACGGCCATATCCACATCGGCCACGCCATGAACAAGATCTTGAAAGACGTCATCGTCAAGCACCGCAATCTGACCGGCCGTCAGGCCCAGTACGTGCCCGGCTGGGACTGTCACGGCCTGCCCATCGAGCTCAAAGTCGAGCAGGAGCTGGGCGGCAAGAACATGTTCTCCATTCTTGAAATCCGCAAGAAATGCCGTGAGTACGCCCTCAAGTACCTGGACATTCAGCGCGAGGAATTCAAGCGCCTGGGCGTGCTCGGGACTTGGGACAAGCCCTATCTGACCATGACCCCGGACTACGAGACGGCCACGGCCCGCGAGCTGGCCAATTTCTACAAGCTCGGCTCGGTGCAGCGCAACAAGAAGCCCATCTATTGGTGCGGCTCCTGCGAGACGGCCCTGGCCGAGGCGGAGGTCGAGTACGACGACCACTCCTCGCCCTCCATCTTTGTGCGCTTCCCCCTGCAGGCGCAGGAACTGGCCAAGGTCTTCCCCCAGGCTCCCGCCGACAACAGCTTCATCGTCATCTGGACGACCACGCCCTGGACCATCCCGGACAACCTGGCCGTGGCCGTGCACCCGGACTTCGAATACGATCTGGTCCAGGTCGGCGGCGCCTTTTACATCCTGGCCAAGGAACTGGTGGCCGGATGCGCCGAACGCTTCGGCTGGGGCGAGTGGTCCGTGCGGGCCACGGTTCCAGGCAGCGCCCTGGAAGGGCTCATCGCCCGCCATCCCTTCTATGACCGCCCCTCCCCCGTGGTCACCGCCGACTACGTGACCCTCGACGCGGGCACGGGCTGCGTGCACACCGCTCCCGGCCACGGCCGCGAGGACTACGAGACCGGCCTGCGCTACGGACTTGAGATTCTCTCCCCGCTGGACGACGAGGCCAGATTCCTGCCCGGCGTCGAATTTTTCGGCGGCAAGAACGTGTTTGAAGCCAACCCCCTGGTCATGGCCAAACTGACCGAGGTCGGCCACCTTCTGGGCAGCGAAAAGATCAGGCACTCCTACCCGCACTGCTGGCGCTGCAAGAAGCCCGTCATCTTCCGGGCCACGACCCAGTGGTTCATCGCCATGGAACATGACAATCTGCGCGGCAAGACGCTGGATGCCATCGACAACGACGTGCGCTGGATCCCGTCCTGGGGCAAGGAGCGCATCCACAGCATGATCAAGTTCCGCCCCGACTGGTGCATCTCGCGCCAGCGCATGTGGGGCGTGCCCATCATCGCCCTCTTGTGCAAAGACTGCGGCGACGCCTATTTCGACGGCGACTGGGCCCACTCCATCGTGGACCGCTTCGCCACGCACCCCACCGGCGCGGACTACTGGTTCGAGGCTCCGCTTGAGGACGTCGTGCCCAGCGGCCTGACCTGCCCCAAATGCGGCGGCACGCACTGGGAAAAAGAGGACGACATCCTGGACGTCTGGTTCGACTCCGGCACCAGCTTCGCCGCCGTGGTCGAAGGCCGGCCCGAGTGCTCCTTCCCGGCGGACCTGTACCTTGAAGGCACGGACCAGCATCGCGGCTGGTTCCATTCCTCGCTTTTAGCCTCCATGGGCACGCGCGGCGTGCCGCCCTACAGGACCGTGCTGACCCACGGCTTCGTGCTCGACGGACAGGGCCGCAAGATGTCCAAATCCATCGGCAACGTGGTCGCCCCGCAGGAGATCATCGAGAAGCACGGCGCCGAAGTGCTGCGTCTGTGGGTGGCCTCGGAAAACTATCAGGAAGACCTACGCATCTCCGACGAGATCCTGCGCCGCTTGGTCGACGCCTACCGCAAGATCCGCAACACCTGCCGCTTCATCCTCGGCAACCTGAGCGACTTCGACCCGGCCGCGGACCTGGTTGCCACGGCCGACATGCTGCCCCTGGACCGTTACGCCCTGAACATGGTCCGTTCCAAGCATCAGACCATCCAGGCGGCCTACGAAAACTTCGAGTTCCACAAGGTCTACCATACCCTGCACAACCTGTGCACCACGGACCTTAGCTCCTACTATCTCGACATCATAAAGGACCGCGTCTACGTCAACGGCGCGACCAGCCTGAAGCGCCGCTCGGCCCAGACCGCCCTTTACCACATGCTGCTCATGATCGTCGGCGACATGGCCCCGATCTTAAGCTTCACCGCCGAGGAGATCTTCCAGCATCTGCCAGAGGCTATGCGTCCGGCAGGCAGCACGGTCTTCGCCATGCGCGTGCCCGAGATCGAAGGCGCGCTCCTGACCGAAGAGGAAGAGGCCACCTGGGACCTGGTCTTCGCCGTGCGCGGCGACGTGACCCGGGCCATCGAACCCCTGCGCCAGTCCAAGGCGCTCGGGCACTCTCTGGACGCGAAGGTGACCATCCACGCCACAGGCGAGGCTTTTGCCGCGCTCTTCGGCGTTGCTGCCGACCTGCGCGACGTGTTCATCGTCAGCCAGGCGCAGGTCACGGACGCACCTGCACCGGCCGAGGCCATCCGGGGCGAGGTCGAGAGCGTGGCCGTGGTCATTGCCAAGGCCCTGGGCGAAAAATGCGCCCGCTGCTGGATCTACGACGAAAACCTGGGCACGGACCCCGAGCATCCCACGGCCTGCCCGCGCTGTACTCAGGTGCTCAAGGAATACCATGCCTAA
- the galE gene encoding UDP-glucose 4-epimerase GalE: protein MPKILVTGGAGYIGSHTTLALCEAGYEVVVYDNLSTGKAEAVLPPARLVVGDLAQTEALDRLMTKEKFSAVLHFAGSIVVPESVENPLKYYMNNTNNTTELIRLAVKNAIPRFVFSSTAAVYGMPDTAAVTEDSPTKPINPYGRTKLMSEWVIEDTAAAHADFSFVILRYFNVAGADPKGRIGQSTPDATHLIKVASQAALGRRDALHIFGTDYDTPDGTCIRDYIHVSDLAAAHVLALGHLEAGNPAGIFNCGYGHGYSVRDIVSAVKEASGVDFPVIESPRRAGDPPALISDPTRIRATMNWKPAHDDIHAIALSAYRWEMRL, encoded by the coding sequence ATGCCCAAGATTCTTGTTACCGGCGGTGCCGGGTATATCGGTTCCCACACGACGCTGGCCCTTTGCGAGGCCGGCTACGAGGTCGTGGTCTACGACAACCTGTCCACGGGCAAAGCCGAAGCCGTGCTGCCCCCGGCCCGTCTCGTGGTCGGCGATCTGGCCCAGACTGAAGCGCTGGACCGCCTCATGACGAAAGAAAAATTTTCAGCGGTGCTGCATTTCGCAGGCTCCATCGTCGTGCCCGAGTCGGTGGAGAATCCGCTCAAGTATTATATGAACAACACCAACAACACCACGGAACTGATCCGCCTGGCGGTGAAGAACGCCATCCCGCGCTTCGTCTTCTCCTCCACGGCGGCAGTCTACGGCATGCCGGACACCGCCGCCGTAACCGAGGACAGCCCCACCAAACCGATCAACCCCTACGGCCGCACCAAGCTCATGAGCGAATGGGTCATAGAGGACACGGCCGCCGCGCATGCGGATTTCTCGTTCGTCATCCTGCGCTACTTCAACGTGGCCGGGGCCGACCCGAAGGGGCGCATCGGCCAGTCCACGCCCGACGCCACGCACCTGATCAAGGTCGCATCCCAGGCCGCCCTCGGCCGCAGGGATGCCCTGCACATCTTCGGCACGGACTACGACACCCCGGACGGAACCTGCATCCGCGACTACATCCATGTCTCCGACCTGGCCGCAGCCCATGTGCTGGCGCTTGGTCACCTGGAGGCCGGCAACCCCGCAGGCATCTTCAACTGCGGCTACGGTCACGGCTACTCCGTGCGTGACATCGTGAGCGCGGTGAAAGAGGCCAGCGGCGTGGATTTCCCCGTAATCGAAAGCCCGCGCCGGGCAGGAGATCCGCCCGCGCTCATCTCCGATCCGACCCGCATCCGCGCGACCATGAACTGGAAACCCGCCCACGACGACATCCACGCCATCGCGCTCTCAGCCTACCGCTGGGAAATGAGGCTCTAA
- a CDS encoding insulinase family protein, translating into MATGFTRVSTTYVQEISSRADIFVHDRTGARILSVVNDDENKVFGISFRTPPSDSTGVAHILEHSVLCGSRKYPVKEPFVDLLKGSLQTFLNAMTYPDKTCYPVASQNLKDFYNLVDVYLDAVFFPRITPEIFEQEGWHLDLPGKGGELSIKGVVYNEMKGVYSSPDSQLAEHSQQSLFPDTTYGLDSGGNPQAITELTYEGFLEFHRTLYHPSNAWIFFYGDDDPEVRFELLGEYLDQFSALEVNSTIARQQAFDAPREVRRGFEAMGEDDDALGMLTMNWLLPGKEDSGTVLACKILDGLLTGMNASPLRKALIESGLGEDLTGAGVEHEMAQMYYSVGMKGVQPENFQAVRDLIVTTLEDIVAHGFEADLIEAGINSAEFDLRENNTGSYPRGLIVMLRALGSWLYDLDPLELVAFEAPMAALKERLAKGERVFEDLIERHILRNPHASVVILEPEEGHAERVEQEEEALIAKLRVDQAALSDDELVRRTEHLRRMQEAPDSPEALALLPSLSREDIDPAVRVVPTEVREWESATALMHDLPTNNICYMDLALDLGAVPDRLIPLVPLFGRALTEMGTMKEDYVSFSKRINSKTGGVYARSLLSQREDGPGPVARLVVRAKAVGERVGDMIDIVRDALTQARFDDRERFRQMVLEEKAGLEHALVPSGHHFVGLRLRARFNLADSLQERMGGLENLFFLRELAERMDTDFSGVLSDLEELRRALVRKDGAVLNLTMDEAMLTAHGDRFREFVAGLPGGTLADAVWQVAGTDGHEGLIIPAQVNYVGKICDLHSAGYSFHGSSLVAVKYLRTTWLWEQVRVLGGAYGGFCNFGRLSGLMSFGSYRDPNVTSTLAAFDGCGKFLETVSLDRGELLKAIIGTSGDLDPYQLPDSKGFTALSQHLAGVTTETRQRIRDEVLATDEHHFREFGTLLRDAAPAGLICVLGGEDSLTRAASQGLELQRKIRLL; encoded by the coding sequence ATGGCCACCGGATTCACCCGCGTTTCAACCACGTATGTCCAGGAAATTTCATCACGGGCCGATATCTTCGTGCACGACAGGACAGGGGCGCGCATCCTGTCCGTGGTCAACGATGACGAGAACAAGGTCTTCGGCATCAGCTTTCGCACTCCCCCGTCCGATTCGACCGGTGTGGCGCACATCCTGGAGCATTCGGTGCTGTGCGGGTCGCGCAAGTACCCGGTCAAGGAACCCTTTGTGGACCTCTTGAAGGGATCCTTGCAAACATTTCTGAACGCCATGACCTACCCGGACAAGACCTGTTATCCCGTGGCCAGTCAGAACCTGAAGGATTTCTACAATCTGGTCGACGTCTACCTGGACGCGGTCTTCTTCCCGCGCATCACCCCCGAGATTTTCGAGCAGGAGGGCTGGCATCTGGACCTGCCGGGCAAAGGCGGGGAGCTGTCCATCAAGGGCGTGGTCTATAATGAAATGAAGGGCGTGTACTCTTCGCCGGATTCGCAGCTCGCCGAGCATTCCCAGCAATCCCTTTTTCCGGACACGACCTACGGCCTGGATTCCGGCGGCAACCCTCAGGCCATCACGGAACTGACCTACGAGGGCTTTCTGGAGTTTCACCGCACCCTGTACCATCCTTCAAACGCCTGGATCTTCTTTTATGGCGATGACGACCCGGAGGTCAGATTTGAACTCCTTGGTGAATATCTGGATCAGTTTTCCGCTCTGGAGGTGAACTCGACCATCGCCCGGCAGCAGGCTTTCGACGCGCCGCGCGAAGTGCGGCGCGGTTTCGAGGCCATGGGCGAGGATGACGACGCCCTGGGCATGCTGACCATGAACTGGCTTTTGCCGGGCAAGGAAGACTCCGGGACCGTGCTGGCCTGCAAGATTCTGGACGGCCTGTTGACCGGCATGAACGCCTCGCCCCTGCGCAAGGCGCTCATCGAGTCGGGCCTGGGCGAGGACCTGACCGGGGCGGGCGTGGAGCACGAGATGGCCCAGATGTACTATTCCGTGGGTATGAAGGGCGTGCAGCCGGAAAATTTTCAGGCGGTGCGCGATCTCATCGTCACGACTCTCGAAGACATCGTGGCGCACGGCTTTGAGGCCGACCTGATTGAGGCCGGAATCAATTCCGCCGAGTTCGATCTGCGCGAGAACAACACCGGCTCCTATCCGCGCGGCCTCATTGTCATGCTGCGTGCACTGGGGTCCTGGCTGTATGATCTCGATCCTCTGGAGCTGGTGGCCTTCGAGGCTCCCATGGCGGCCTTGAAGGAGCGCCTGGCCAAAGGCGAGAGGGTTTTCGAAGACCTCATCGAACGCCATATTCTCAGGAATCCCCACGCAAGCGTGGTCATTCTCGAGCCCGAAGAAGGTCATGCGGAGCGGGTGGAACAGGAGGAAGAGGCGCTCATAGCCAAGCTGCGCGTGGATCAGGCGGCCCTGTCCGACGATGAGCTGGTGCGGCGCACGGAGCATCTGCGGCGCATGCAGGAGGCCCCGGATTCGCCCGAGGCCCTGGCTCTTTTGCCCAGTCTCTCCCGGGAGGACATCGACCCCGCGGTGCGGGTCGTGCCCACGGAAGTGCGTGAGTGGGAGAGCGCCACGGCGCTCATGCACGACCTGCCGACCAACAATATCTGCTACATGGATCTGGCTCTGGACCTTGGCGCGGTACCCGACCGGCTCATTCCCCTGGTCCCACTCTTCGGACGCGCCCTGACCGAGATGGGCACCATGAAGGAGGACTACGTGTCCTTCTCCAAGCGCATCAACAGCAAGACCGGCGGGGTCTACGCCAGAAGCCTTCTGTCCCAGCGCGAGGACGGACCCGGCCCCGTGGCCCGGCTGGTGGTCCGCGCCAAGGCCGTGGGCGAGCGGGTCGGCGACATGATCGATATCGTGCGCGACGCCCTGACCCAGGCCCGCTTCGACGACCGCGAACGCTTCCGGCAGATGGTGCTGGAGGAAAAGGCGGGGCTTGAGCACGCCCTGGTGCCTTCGGGTCATCATTTCGTGGGCCTGCGCCTGCGCGCGCGCTTCAACCTGGCGGACAGCCTGCAGGAACGCATGGGCGGGCTGGAGAATCTCTTCTTCCTGCGCGAACTGGCCGAGAGGATGGACACAGATTTCAGCGGGGTGCTGTCCGATCTGGAAGAACTGCGCCGGGCGCTGGTGCGCAAGGACGGGGCGGTGTTGAATCTGACCATGGACGAGGCCATGCTCACCGCCCATGGCGATCGTTTTCGGGAATTCGTGGCGGGTCTGCCGGGCGGGACCCTGGCGGACGCGGTCTGGCAGGTGGCGGGCACGGATGGGCACGAGGGGCTCATCATCCCGGCTCAGGTCAATTATGTCGGCAAGATCTGCGACCTGCACAGTGCCGGCTACTCCTTTCACGGTTCAAGCCTGGTCGCGGTCAAATACCTGCGCACGACCTGGCTGTGGGAGCAGGTCCGGGTCCTGGGCGGAGCGTATGGCGGTTTTTGCAACTTCGGCCGTCTCTCGGGGCTCATGAGTTTCGGGTCCTACCGTGATCCCAACGTCACGTCCACGCTGGCCGCTTTCGACGGCTGCGGGAAATTCCTGGAGACGGTGAGCCTGGACCGGGGCGAGCTCTTAAAGGCCATCATCGGCACCTCGGGCGATCTCGATCCGTATCAGCTCCCCGATTCCAAGGGCTTCACGGCCTTGAGCCAGCACCTGGCCGGGGTGACTACCGAGACCCGCCAGCGTATCCGCGACGAGGTCCTGGCCACGGACGAGCACCATTTCCGCGAGTTTGGCACGCTGC